Proteins co-encoded in one Corylus avellana chromosome ca9, CavTom2PMs-1.0 genomic window:
- the LOC132161931 gene encoding uncharacterized protein LOC132161931 has product MDSFTISNIVKLLPLLFIFVQFIVNLIGSQAELMPPVDELQPVGLTEYRMVEADSHDARRRLAPFQLCLLCKCCAAAAATTSCTTMPCCFGIDCQLPNKPYGVCAFVPKKCDCISCAV; this is encoded by the exons ATGGACAGtttcacaatctcaaacatcgTGAAGTTGTTACCGTTGCTATTCATCTTTGTTCAGTTCATCGTCAACCTAATTG GATCCCAGGCGGAGCTGATGCCACCAGTTGATGAGCTACAGCCCGTGGGTCTAACCGAGTACCGGATGGTTGAAGCTGATTCTCACGATGCACGACGGAGGTTAGCGCCCTTCCAGCTTTGTTTGTTATGCAAGTGCTGCGCTGCTGCCGCCGCCACTACCAGCTGCACTACTATGCCTTGCTGCTTTGGCATCGACTGCCAGCTTCCTAACAAGCCTTATGGAGTCTGTGCTTTCGTACCCAAGAAGTGTGACTGTATCTCTTGTGCTGTCTAA